In Candidatus Methanosphaera massiliense, the following are encoded in one genomic region:
- a CDS encoding HAD family hydrolase — protein MTKKLFIFDFDGTLVNTFYDSVIAYNKALEQHGREVYHYDKLEDLEFDDFIENMTRDEEILETYGEIYTNSNMEYTKPYPGIMEVLETLDNNPEVELAICSNRIQNLLDMLTERLFSNINFKHVIGYNEGGYFKPNPEMMNQILDHENYSRDEIIYIGDRGTDIKTAKNSNLDLILVTWGQGNSEAYNDSYPLKVIDNPKQLLNL, from the coding sequence TTGACAAAGAAATTATTCATATTTGATTTTGATGGAACACTTGTAAACACCTTCTATGATTCAGTGATTGCATATAATAAAGCATTAGAACAACATGGAAGAGAAGTATATCATTATGATAAGCTTGAAGACCTAGAATTTGATGATTTCATAGAAAATATGACTCGTGACGAGGAAATACTAGAAACATATGGCGAAATATATACTAATAGTAACATGGAATACACAAAACCATACCCTGGAATAATGGAAGTACTAGAAACACTAGATAATAACCCCGAGGTAGAATTAGCAATCTGCTCAAACAGGATACAAAACCTCCTAGATATGCTCACAGAACGATTATTCTCAAACATCAACTTCAAACATGTAATAGGATACAATGAGGGAGGCTACTTCAAGCCAAACCCTGAAATGATGAATCAAATACTAGACCATGAAAACTATTCCCGTGATGAAATTATATATATAGGCGACAGAGGTACTGATATTAAAACAGCAAAAAACTCAAATCTAGACCTAATTCTTGTAACATGGGGACAAGGAAATAGTGAAGCATACAATGATTCATATCCGTTAAAAGTTATAGATAACCCCAAACAATTATTAAACTTATAA